One Clostridia bacterium DNA window includes the following coding sequences:
- a CDS encoding F420-0--gamma-glutamyl ligase, translating to MPEEKNPLVKIKESYYLRISIKTHVLTEADDMIRVVETYAAPLYQTGDVLFVSEKATAITQGRAIPVKTIKPRFLAKFLSRFVKKVSYGIGLGMPETMEMAFREVGTVRILLAAMVAAVGKLLGRSGDFYRIAGRKVAMIDGPTPYTLPPYNQYVVLAPAEPERIVARIEEQLGISCAIVDVNDIGREVIALSPHAVLSEGTIAEVLRDNPLGQGSQQTPMGLIRKLTQEEAQSMLAVAAGREATV from the coding sequence ATGCCGGAGGAGAAGAACCCCCTGGTCAAGATAAAAGAAAGTTATTACTTACGCATATCAATTAAAACCCATGTGCTGACCGAGGCTGATGACATGATCCGGGTGGTCGAGACTTACGCGGCGCCCCTTTATCAGACAGGAGACGTCCTGTTTGTGAGTGAGAAAGCGACCGCCATCACTCAGGGCCGGGCCATTCCGGTTAAGACCATCAAGCCCAGGTTTTTGGCGAAATTTTTATCCAGGTTTGTCAAGAAGGTAAGTTACGGCATTGGCTTGGGGATGCCGGAAACCATGGAAATGGCTTTCCGGGAGGTGGGAACGGTGAGAATCTTGTTGGCCGCCATGGTGGCAGCCGTAGGCAAGCTGCTGGGCCGGAGCGGCGATTTTTACCGGATTGCCGGGCGCAAAGTAGCCATGATCGACGGGCCTACACCATATACCCTTCCCCCCTACAATCAATATGTGGTACTGGCTCCGGCGGAACCGGAGAGAATTGTGGCCAGAATTGAGGAACAATTGGGCATCAGCTGTGCCATTGTTGATGTCAATGATATCGGCCGGGAAGTGATAGCCCTGTCCCCTCATGCGGTCTTGAGTGAAGGGACCATTGCCGAAGTATTGCGGGACAATCCTTTGGGGCAGGGCAGCCAGCAAACGCCCATGGGCCTCATCCGTAAACTCACCCAGGAAGAAGCGCAAAGCATGCTGGCTGTGGCTGCAGGCCGCGAGGCTACTGTTTAA